The Sebastes fasciatus isolate fSebFas1 chromosome 4, fSebFas1.pri, whole genome shotgun sequence genome window below encodes:
- the LOC141765917 gene encoding SITS-binding protein isoform X1, with amino-acid sequence MPMHGRNRNPSPIPEVTWDTGLKEMNETWKGAIACLGVAVFFVMTIGIIYWQVVDQPNKNWILRGTLSGLIWERRTHSLLIQTLTEDKTYVEIDVGNVGNPDMEVPFVRNLCWLNKTEFCYTWDSVAEVKISLEVDEETETECYSMTWAPVHCHVELKDCFSMTNMSWYGGASVRGQTWPINDQNATTQPFTVSDLKDNPSGFGSPLERYFLGSSGVAVLVSPDIPLQLGMDSRQQFCLQSLPSMERLPLQYTVCVAPDVKAAHQEAVRQLSQHSRELPNLNTLWLPFWKLLTNVDSGPKVERELRTFSNRLRRHQLGQGVISLNEHSTTLLSDMDHDYLNSRKRGMSKRLTRDLPLVKLLNISITLSPFLGVDTTQFHTSLMDGTEAYWLSLPSAPQGQLIPVMSQWRGKFCVKLNITNPGAVSWFLDRVGSLQAHLGMEYVMLEGGEGNLFEEQALRPPQAHGGDKYISLLADLATRIGDSTIVTAGTRSSHKPLFVRMTALQSDWSPNGLKGIIPSLLHHALLGYNFLIPDAVGGSLSGDLVTDEELFIRWLEITAFLPVISFHTPPWVCGEDRVLNLTRAYIAKHQRDVVPLIEKYAEEWQMTGNPIYRPMWWLSPSDPTTFTIDDQFLIGDEVLVAPVLEKGAVQRDIYLPDGGFQWQDSQNAQVFDGGTFLQDYPVPLEEVAVFLRRS; translated from the exons ATGCCCATGCACGGTCGAAATAGGAACCCGAGTCCCATCCCAGAGGTAACATGGGACACTGGGTTGAAGGAGATGAACGAGACGTGGAAAGGAGCGATAGCCTGTCTCGGAGTGGCCGTCTTCTTCGTCATGACCATCGGGATCATATACTGGCAAGTGGTGGACCAGCCCAACAAGAACTGGATACTCAGGGGGACTTTGAGCGGACTGATTTGGGAGAGGAGAACCCACTCGCTGCTCATACAGACCCTGACGGAGGACAAGACCTATGTGGAGATAGATGTTGGCAACGTGGGCAACCCAGACATGGAGGTTCCCTTCGTGAGGAACCTGTGCTGGCTGAACAAGACGGAGTTCTGCTACACCTGGGACTCCGTGGCCGAGGTGAAGATCTCTCTGGAGGTGGAcgaggagacggagacggagtgCTACAGTATGACCTGGGCACCGGTGCACTGTCATGTGGAGCTGAAG GACTGCTTCTCCATGACCAACATGTCCTGGTACGGCGGCGCCAGCGTCCGGGGTCAGACCTGGCCGATCAACGATCAGAACGCCACCACGCAGCCCTTTACTGTGAGCGACCTTAAGGACAATCCCTCCGGCTTCGGCTCTCCCCTTGAGCGCTACTTCCTGGGCTCGTCAG GTGTGGCGGTGCTCGTATCTCCTGATATCCCCCTGCAGCTGGGGATGGACAGCAGACAGCAGTTCTGCCTGCAGTCGCTGCCCAGCATGGAGCGTCTCCCTCTGCAGTACACCGTGTGTGTGGCCCCCGACGTGAAAGCTGCCCACCAGGAAGCAGTGCGACAACTGTCCCAACACAGCAGGGAGCTGCCCAACTTGAACACGCTGTG gCTGCCGTTCTGGAAGCTGCTCACCAACGTGGATTCAGGGCCGAAGGTGGAGAGGGAGCTGAGGACCTTCTCTAATCGTCTGAGGAGACACCAGCTAGGCCAGGGAGTCATCAGCCTCAATGAACATTCCACCACCCTCCTCTCCGATATG GACCACGACTACCTCAACAGCAGGAAAAGGGGGATGTCCAAGAGACTGACCAGGGACCTCCCACTTGTCAAGCTTCTTAACATTTCCATCACCCTGTCCCCTTTCCTGGGCGTGGACACCACGCAGTTCCACACCTCCCTCATGGACGGCACCGAGGCCTACTGGCTCAGCCTCCCCTCAGCCCCTCAGGGACAGCTG ATCCCTGTGATGAGTCAGTGGCGAGGAAAGTTCTGCGTAAAGCTGAACATCACCAACCCAGGAGCGGTGAGCTGGTTCCTGGACAGGGTGGGATCCCTGCAGGCCCATCTGGGGATGGAGTATGTCATGCTGGAGGGAGGCGAGGGGAATCTGTTTGAGGAGCAAGCCCTGCGGCCGCCGCAGGCTCACGGTGGAGACAAGTACATCAGCCTGCTGGCCGACCTTGCCACAAGGATAGGAGACTCCACCATCGTGACAGCAGGGACACG GTCGAGCCACAAGCCTCTGTTTGTGAGGATGACTGCCTTGCAGTCCGACTGGAGCCCGAACGGCCTGAAGGGCATCATTCCCTCCCTGCTGCACCACGCTCTGCTGGGATACAACTTCCTCATTCCTGATGCAGTAG gTGGCTCTCTGTCTGGAGACCTGGTCACAGATGAGGAGTTGTTCATCCGTTGGCTGGAGATCACGGCTTTTCTCCCTGTTATCAGTTTCCACACGCCACCCTGGGTCTGCGGAGAGGACCGG GTGCTGAACCTAACACGGGCCTACATAGCAAAGCACCAGAGGGATGTGGTCCCACTGATAGAAAAGTATGCAGAGGAGTGGCAGATGACGGGGAACCCCATCTACCGGCCGATGTGGTGGCTCAGTCCCAGTGACCCCACGACTTTCACCATCGATGACCAGTTCCTCATCGGAGACGAG GTCCTGGTGGCACCAGTGCTGGAGAAGGGAGCAGTGCAGAGGGATATCTATTTACCTGACGGGGGCTTCCAGTGGCAGGACAGCCAGAACGCTCAGGTGTTCGATGGCGGGACGTTCCTACAGGACTACCCTGTGCCCTTGGAGGAGGTGGCCGTTTTCTTACGGAGAAGCTGA
- the LOC141765917 gene encoding SITS-binding protein isoform X2: MPMHGRNRNPSPIPEVTWDTGLKEMNETWKGAIACLGVAVFFVMTIGIIYWQVVDQPNKNWILRGTLSGLIWERRTHSLLIQTLTEDKTYVEIDVGNVGNPDMEVPFVRNLCWLNKTEFCYTWDSVAEVKISLEVDEETETECYSMTWAPVHCHVELKDCFSMTNMSWYGGASVRGQTWPINDQNATTQPFTVSDLKDNPSGFGSPLERYFLGSSGVAVLVSPDIPLQLGMDSRQQFCLQSLPSMERLPLQYTVCVAPDVKAAHQEAVRQLSQHSRELPNLNTLWLPFWKLLTNVDSGPKVERELRTFSNRLRRHQLGQGVISLNEHSTTLLSDMDHDYLNSRKRGMSKRLTRDLPLVKLLNISITLSPFLGVDTTQFHTSLMDGTEAYWLSLPSAPQGQLIPVMSQWRGKFCVKLNITNPGAVSWFLDRVGSLQAHLGMEYVMLEGGEGNLFEEQALRPPQAHGGDKYISLLADLATRIGDSTIVTAGTRSSHKPLFVRMTALQSDWSPNGLKGIIPSLLHHALLGYNFLIPDAVALCLETWSQMRSCSSVGWRSRLFSLLSVSTRHPGSAERTGC; encoded by the exons ATGCCCATGCACGGTCGAAATAGGAACCCGAGTCCCATCCCAGAGGTAACATGGGACACTGGGTTGAAGGAGATGAACGAGACGTGGAAAGGAGCGATAGCCTGTCTCGGAGTGGCCGTCTTCTTCGTCATGACCATCGGGATCATATACTGGCAAGTGGTGGACCAGCCCAACAAGAACTGGATACTCAGGGGGACTTTGAGCGGACTGATTTGGGAGAGGAGAACCCACTCGCTGCTCATACAGACCCTGACGGAGGACAAGACCTATGTGGAGATAGATGTTGGCAACGTGGGCAACCCAGACATGGAGGTTCCCTTCGTGAGGAACCTGTGCTGGCTGAACAAGACGGAGTTCTGCTACACCTGGGACTCCGTGGCCGAGGTGAAGATCTCTCTGGAGGTGGAcgaggagacggagacggagtgCTACAGTATGACCTGGGCACCGGTGCACTGTCATGTGGAGCTGAAG GACTGCTTCTCCATGACCAACATGTCCTGGTACGGCGGCGCCAGCGTCCGGGGTCAGACCTGGCCGATCAACGATCAGAACGCCACCACGCAGCCCTTTACTGTGAGCGACCTTAAGGACAATCCCTCCGGCTTCGGCTCTCCCCTTGAGCGCTACTTCCTGGGCTCGTCAG GTGTGGCGGTGCTCGTATCTCCTGATATCCCCCTGCAGCTGGGGATGGACAGCAGACAGCAGTTCTGCCTGCAGTCGCTGCCCAGCATGGAGCGTCTCCCTCTGCAGTACACCGTGTGTGTGGCCCCCGACGTGAAAGCTGCCCACCAGGAAGCAGTGCGACAACTGTCCCAACACAGCAGGGAGCTGCCCAACTTGAACACGCTGTG gCTGCCGTTCTGGAAGCTGCTCACCAACGTGGATTCAGGGCCGAAGGTGGAGAGGGAGCTGAGGACCTTCTCTAATCGTCTGAGGAGACACCAGCTAGGCCAGGGAGTCATCAGCCTCAATGAACATTCCACCACCCTCCTCTCCGATATG GACCACGACTACCTCAACAGCAGGAAAAGGGGGATGTCCAAGAGACTGACCAGGGACCTCCCACTTGTCAAGCTTCTTAACATTTCCATCACCCTGTCCCCTTTCCTGGGCGTGGACACCACGCAGTTCCACACCTCCCTCATGGACGGCACCGAGGCCTACTGGCTCAGCCTCCCCTCAGCCCCTCAGGGACAGCTG ATCCCTGTGATGAGTCAGTGGCGAGGAAAGTTCTGCGTAAAGCTGAACATCACCAACCCAGGAGCGGTGAGCTGGTTCCTGGACAGGGTGGGATCCCTGCAGGCCCATCTGGGGATGGAGTATGTCATGCTGGAGGGAGGCGAGGGGAATCTGTTTGAGGAGCAAGCCCTGCGGCCGCCGCAGGCTCACGGTGGAGACAAGTACATCAGCCTGCTGGCCGACCTTGCCACAAGGATAGGAGACTCCACCATCGTGACAGCAGGGACACG GTCGAGCCACAAGCCTCTGTTTGTGAGGATGACTGCCTTGCAGTCCGACTGGAGCCCGAACGGCCTGAAGGGCATCATTCCCTCCCTGCTGCACCACGCTCTGCTGGGATACAACTTCCTCATTCCTGATGCA gTGGCTCTCTGTCTGGAGACCTGGTCACAGATGAGGAGTTGTTCATCCGTTGGCTGGAGATCACGGCTTTTCTCCCTGTTATCAGTTTCCACACGCCACCCTGGGTCTGCGGAGAGGACCGG GTGCTGA